In Cloacibacterium caeni, a single window of DNA contains:
- a CDS encoding SIR2 family NAD-dependent protein deacylase, whose product MKKKLVVLSGAGISAESGISTFRDSNGLWENHRIEDVASPEGFARNPQLVLDFYNLRRRQLKEVKPNLAHEILAELEQYFDVHIITQNVDDLHERAGSKKVIHLHGELKKVRSVKDETQIFDWEEDCNLGDCDELGNQLRPHIVWFGEMVPEMDNATEIASKADIFIVIGTSMQVYPAAGLIHYVPKNCEIFVIDPHLENQFTKHENFLKTSATEGMKILKKRLLKETI is encoded by the coding sequence ATGAAAAAGAAACTCGTCGTTTTATCAGGTGCAGGAATTTCTGCGGAAAGTGGAATTTCTACGTTTAGAGATTCTAACGGACTTTGGGAAAACCACAGAATAGAAGATGTGGCTTCGCCAGAAGGTTTTGCTAGAAATCCGCAGTTGGTTTTAGATTTTTACAATTTGAGACGAAGACAATTGAAAGAAGTAAAACCCAATCTCGCTCACGAAATTCTTGCAGAATTAGAACAATATTTTGATGTACATATCATCACCCAAAATGTAGATGATTTACACGAAAGAGCGGGTTCTAAAAAAGTCATTCATTTACATGGAGAATTGAAAAAAGTACGTTCTGTGAAAGATGAAACCCAAATTTTCGACTGGGAAGAAGATTGCAATTTAGGAGATTGTGATGAATTGGGAAACCAACTTCGTCCACATATTGTTTGGTTTGGGGAAATGGTTCCAGAAATGGATAATGCTACCGAAATTGCTTCTAAAGCGGATATTTTCATCGTGATAGGAACTTCTATGCAAGTGTATCCAGCTGCTGGATTGATACATTACGTCCCTAAGAATTGTGAAATTTTTGTGATTGATCCACATTTAGAAAACCAGTTCACCAAACACGAAAATTTCTTGAAAACATCTGCCACCGAAGGAATGAAGATTTTGAAAAAAAGATTGTTAAAAGAAACTATTTAG
- a CDS encoding amidase, translating into MKRKLLSLLSVASFFLMKAQNTDYNKDFKFLEYDIEKLQKGYQNKEYKISEVVKSYLERIEKVDKNGAKLNAVITVNPDAMKIADSLDQVPFQLRKGALFGVPVLLKDNIDTKDKMPNTAGSLAMKDSFPLHDAFLVEKLRKSGAIIIGKTNLSEWANFRGMMSVSGWSGNGGLTKNPYDLTRNTCGSSAGSGAAISANLGIFAIGTETNGSIICPSSVNGIVGLKPTVGLVSRSGIIPISVSQDTAGPMTRTVKDAAIALGVLTGVDEKDAHTLASKNIAKTDYTSFLKLDGLKGKRIGYSKKSSGNVKVDALFQENLKFLEKEGAILVEISEEPVSNEIQGKSFELMVLEYKDGLNNYFKSLGPNAKIKSVEELIVFNKNNPEEMKYFKQEFLEMTQATKGMQDENYAKLLKEIQEGSRKNGIDATLKKYKLDALIAASTSPAWKTDMVNGDNYIFEGSGAAAIAGYPSITVPMGNIDGLPVGILFYAEAWSEGKLINMAYTFEQKNPQRLVPQFKN; encoded by the coding sequence ATGAAAAGAAAACTTTTATCACTGCTTTCAGTAGCTTCATTTTTCTTAATGAAAGCTCAAAATACAGATTATAACAAAGATTTTAAATTCTTAGAATACGATATCGAAAAGCTTCAAAAAGGCTATCAAAATAAAGAATATAAAATTTCAGAAGTTGTAAAATCTTACTTGGAAAGAATAGAAAAAGTGGATAAAAACGGAGCAAAACTCAATGCTGTAATTACGGTAAATCCTGATGCAATGAAGATTGCAGACAGTTTAGACCAAGTTCCTTTTCAATTAAGAAAAGGTGCACTTTTTGGCGTTCCTGTTTTGCTGAAAGATAATATTGATACCAAAGACAAAATGCCTAATACAGCAGGTTCTTTGGCAATGAAGGATTCTTTTCCGCTGCATGATGCATTTTTGGTTGAAAAATTAAGAAAATCTGGTGCCATTATCATCGGGAAAACCAATCTTTCAGAATGGGCCAATTTCCGTGGAATGATGTCTGTTTCTGGCTGGAGTGGAAATGGTGGTTTAACTAAAAATCCGTATGATTTAACGAGAAATACTTGTGGTTCTAGTGCAGGTTCTGGCGCTGCAATTTCTGCAAATTTGGGAATTTTTGCGATTGGAACCGAAACCAACGGTTCAATTATTTGTCCGAGTAGTGTGAATGGAATTGTAGGCTTAAAACCTACGGTTGGATTAGTGAGCAGAAGCGGAATTATCCCGATTTCTGTTTCGCAAGATACAGCAGGACCGATGACGAGAACCGTAAAAGACGCTGCGATTGCACTTGGCGTTTTGACAGGTGTTGACGAAAAAGATGCGCATACTTTAGCTTCCAAAAATATCGCAAAAACAGATTATACTTCTTTCTTAAAACTAGACGGTTTAAAAGGAAAACGAATTGGTTATTCTAAAAAATCTAGCGGAAATGTAAAAGTAGATGCACTTTTTCAAGAAAATTTAAAATTTTTGGAGAAAGAAGGCGCTATTTTAGTTGAAATTTCTGAAGAGCCTGTTTCAAATGAAATTCAAGGAAAATCTTTTGAATTGATGGTTTTGGAATACAAAGATGGATTGAATAATTATTTCAAATCTTTAGGACCAAATGCAAAAATAAAATCGGTAGAAGAATTGATAGTTTTCAACAAAAATAATCCTGAAGAAATGAAATATTTCAAGCAAGAATTTCTAGAAATGACGCAGGCTACCAAAGGAATGCAAGATGAAAATTATGCTAAATTGTTAAAAGAAATTCAGGAAGGAAGTCGTAAAAACGGAATTGATGCCACATTGAAAAAGTACAAATTAGACGCTCTTATCGCTGCTTCTACTAGTCCAGCTTGGAAAACGGATATGGTGAATGGCGACAATTATATTTTTGAAGGTTCTGGCGCTGCTGCGATTGCTGGTTATCCTAGCATTACCGTTCCTATGGGAAATATTGATGGATTACCGGTTGGAATTTTATTTTACGCAGAAGCTTGGAGCGAAGGAAAACTCATCAATATGGCCTATACTTTTGAGCAAAAAAATCCACAGAGATTAGTTCCACAGTTTAAAAATTAG
- a CDS encoding low molecular weight phosphatase family protein, protein MNIKIREIIAQLSTERISEERKRILQPLIQFISSKLSKNEEVRLNFICTHNSRRSHLSQIWAQTMANYYQIENVFCYSGGTEATAMFPKISETLTNQGFEILKLSETENPVYAVKFAENEHAVVCFSKKYNDDFNPKSAFAAILTCDSADENCPIVYGAEARIPIKYEDPKKSDGTAEMNETYFNRSLEIATEMKFVFENLRKS, encoded by the coding sequence ATGAACATAAAAATTAGAGAAATAATTGCTCAACTTTCCACAGAAAGAATTTCTGAGGAACGAAAAAGAATACTTCAACCTTTAATTCAGTTTATATCTTCTAAATTATCTAAAAATGAAGAAGTTAGATTAAATTTTATTTGTACTCATAATTCCAGAAGGAGCCATCTTTCACAGATTTGGGCACAAACAATGGCGAATTATTATCAAATTGAAAATGTTTTTTGCTATTCTGGTGGAACAGAAGCAACAGCCATGTTTCCAAAAATTTCTGAAACGCTTACAAATCAAGGTTTTGAAATTTTAAAATTATCAGAAACTGAAAATCCTGTTTATGCGGTAAAATTTGCAGAAAATGAACATGCGGTGGTTTGTTTTTCTAAAAAATATAATGATGATTTTAACCCGAAATCAGCATTTGCCGCCATTCTCACGTGTGATTCTGCAGACGAAAATTGCCCGATTGTTTACGGTGCAGAAGCTAGAATTCCAATAAAATACGAAGATCCTAAAAAATCTGATGGAACAGCTGAAATGAACGAAACGTATTTCAACAGAAGTTTAGAAATTGCTACAGAAATGAAATTTGTTTTTGAAAATTTAAGAAAATCATAA
- a CDS encoding class I SAM-dependent methyltransferase, translating to MEINKKQHWENVFGTKKETEVSWYQEKPETSLQFFERNKIPKTSKILEIGGGDSYLMDNLLEQGFESLTFLDISENAIERIKKRLGEKSEKVRFIVSDILDFSSIEKFDVIHDRASFHFLTKEEDIQKYATLLSDILGENGLFFVGTFSESGPLKCSGLEITQYSKEKFLKIFGTHFSLLHSFEEVHKTPFETTQNFIFCEFQKKM from the coding sequence ATGGAAATAAATAAAAAGCAACATTGGGAAAATGTTTTCGGCACAAAAAAAGAAACAGAAGTAAGTTGGTATCAAGAGAAACCTGAAACTTCTCTACAATTTTTTGAAAGAAATAAAATACCAAAAACTTCCAAAATTTTAGAAATTGGTGGAGGAGATAGTTATTTGATGGACAATCTTTTAGAGCAAGGCTTTGAAAGTCTTACTTTTCTAGATATTTCAGAAAATGCAATAGAAAGAATCAAGAAAAGACTAGGCGAAAAATCAGAAAAAGTACGTTTTATAGTGTCTGATATTTTAGATTTTTCTTCAATAGAAAAGTTTGACGTGATACATGATAGAGCGAGTTTTCATTTTTTGACCAAAGAAGAAGATATTCAAAAATATGCTACTTTGTTGAGCGATATTTTAGGAGAAAACGGACTGTTTTTTGTGGGAACCTTTTCAGAATCAGGACCTCTAAAATGTAGCGGTTTAGAAATTACGCAATACAGCAAAGAGAAGTTCTTGAAAATTTTCGGAACTCATTTTTCGCTGCTCCATAGTTTTGAAGAAGTACATAAAACACCTTTTGAAACTACTCAAAACTTTATTTTCTGCGAATTCCAAAAGAAAATGTAA
- a CDS encoding arsenite methyltransferase — translation MNSNEEIKEMVKQKYAEIALQNQDTNASSCCGSGGCSTEVYNIMTDDYDHLEGYNPDADLKLGCGLPTEFAKIKKGDYVVDLGSGAGNDCFVARAETGESGKVVGIDFTPEMIEKARNNADKLGFNNVEFRLGDIENIPLMSNVADVVVSNCVMNLVPNKPKAFAEVQRILKPTGHFSISDIVLEGDLPEKIKNAAEMYAGCVASAIQMEDYLKIIENSGFKNISLQKKKPIIVPDDILKNYLNEEEIQQYKDSTTRIYSITVYAEKVVGYCTPNSGCC, via the coding sequence ATGAATTCTAACGAAGAAATCAAAGAAATGGTGAAGCAAAAATATGCAGAAATTGCTTTGCAAAACCAAGATACTAACGCTTCATCTTGCTGTGGAAGTGGCGGTTGTAGTACAGAAGTGTACAATATTATGACGGATGATTATGACCATTTAGAAGGTTATAATCCTGATGCAGACCTTAAATTAGGTTGCGGTTTGCCAACAGAATTTGCCAAAATTAAAAAAGGAGATTACGTAGTAGATTTAGGAAGTGGAGCAGGAAACGATTGTTTCGTAGCGCGAGCAGAAACTGGCGAATCTGGAAAAGTGGTGGGAATAGATTTCACTCCTGAAATGATAGAAAAAGCGAGAAATAATGCAGATAAATTAGGTTTCAATAATGTGGAATTCAGATTGGGAGACATTGAGAATATTCCTTTGATGAGCAATGTTGCCGATGTTGTGGTAAGCAATTGCGTGATGAATTTGGTTCCTAACAAACCAAAAGCTTTTGCAGAAGTTCAAAGAATTTTGAAACCAACTGGTCATTTTTCGATTTCTGATATTGTTTTGGAGGGAGATTTACCAGAAAAAATTAAAAATGCGGCCGAAATGTATGCTGGTTGTGTAGCTTCGGCGATTCAAATGGAAGATTATTTGAAAATTATCGAAAATTCTGGTTTCAAAAACATTAGTTTACAGAAGAAAAAACCGATTATCGTTCCTGATGATATTCTGAAAAATTATCTGAACGAAGAAGAAATTCAGCAATATAAAGATTCTACCACTAGGATTTACAGCATCACTGTTTACGCAGAAAAAGTAGTGGGTTATTGTACTCCAAATTCGGGTTGTTGTTAA
- a CDS encoding IS1380 family transposase has protein sequence MKFELSFTNKEITPWGGMVFLKQMLDKIGFREQIEKCESLPVSLSNNSYKKEVLLESFITSIWCGANRFLHTEITRADKALGEIFDWRKTPAQDAYKRYFGKFTQHINQQVGHYFFSWFFQNLNLNYFTLDIDSSVITRYGEQEGAKKGYNPKKKGRNSHHPIIAFVNDVKMVANFWLRSGNTSSANNFVGFLEETLLNFGDKKVGLVRLDSGFFQKDIMDYLELKTLQYIIAAKFTHPIQHLIDQQDFWIKVDEGIEICDKYYQAKNWEKPRRIVIVRQKIAQRPNAAGRILSLFPEDEIHRNYRYSAYITNQEQSATDVWRTYRNRGDAENRIKELKADFGAESFNLKGFFPTEAALIFSMIAYNLMSIFRLFVLQEKTQKTLSTLRYRTFAIGAYFEKVGDTLKLKIALTKKRRKWFVGIWDYPIDLSQKISTA, from the coding sequence ATGAAATTCGAGCTATCCTTTACCAATAAAGAGATTACGCCTTGGGGAGGCATGGTGTTTTTAAAGCAAATGTTGGACAAAATCGGCTTTAGAGAGCAAATTGAAAAATGCGAATCTTTACCTGTGTCACTTTCCAATAATTCTTATAAAAAAGAAGTTTTGCTTGAATCTTTTATTACGAGTATTTGGTGTGGTGCCAATCGTTTTTTGCACACAGAAATTACCCGTGCAGATAAGGCTCTTGGGGAAATATTTGACTGGCGAAAGACCCCTGCTCAGGACGCATATAAACGCTATTTTGGCAAGTTTACACAACACATCAACCAGCAAGTTGGGCATTATTTTTTCAGTTGGTTTTTTCAGAATTTGAACCTCAATTATTTTACGTTAGACATTGATTCATCTGTAATTACTCGATACGGAGAGCAAGAGGGAGCAAAAAAAGGCTACAATCCTAAGAAAAAAGGAAGAAACAGCCATCATCCTATCATTGCATTTGTGAACGATGTAAAGATGGTCGCTAATTTTTGGCTCAGGAGCGGCAATACTTCTTCGGCAAATAATTTTGTAGGATTTTTAGAAGAAACACTCTTAAATTTTGGGGATAAGAAAGTAGGATTAGTTCGTTTGGATAGTGGTTTTTTCCAGAAAGACATTATGGATTATCTTGAATTAAAAACACTCCAATACATCATCGCTGCAAAATTTACTCACCCCATTCAACACTTGATAGACCAGCAAGATTTTTGGATAAAAGTTGATGAGGGCATCGAAATTTGCGACAAATATTATCAAGCAAAAAACTGGGAAAAGCCAAGAAGGATAGTCATTGTAAGGCAAAAAATAGCACAACGGCCGAATGCGGCAGGCCGAATATTAAGCCTGTTTCCGGAAGATGAAATCCATAGAAATTATCGCTATTCAGCCTATATTACCAACCAAGAACAATCGGCAACAGATGTTTGGAGAACGTACCGAAACAGAGGCGATGCAGAGAATCGAATCAAGGAATTAAAGGCAGATTTTGGAGCCGAAAGTTTTAACCTTAAAGGCTTTTTCCCTACAGAAGCTGCACTTATATTTTCGATGATTGCTTATAATCTGATGTCAATTTTCAGACTGTTTGTTCTTCAGGAAAAAACGCAGAAAACATTATCTACACTACGATATAGAACCTTTGCTATTGGAGCTTATTTTGAAAAAGTAGGTGACACACTCAAACTGAAGATTGCACTCACCAAAAAACGCAGAAAATGGTTCGTCGGAATTTGGGATTACCCCATAGACTTATCTCAAAAAATTTCAACTGCGTGA
- a CDS encoding cation transporter translates to MKKSKFKIHKMDCPSEEQIIRMKLQNFTSIEALDFDIPNRELLVFHHENEEEIFKQLETLNFDTQHISTEFTQEKLQEHKNQTQLLWSVLGINFFFFLLEIFYGFWSNSMGLVADSLDMLADSFVYLLALFAVGKAIERKKNVAKISGYFQLILAILGLTEVLRRFFVKTEVPEFQMMMLISFFALLGNAACLYLLQKSKSKEAHIQASVIFTNNDVMINLGVIIAGVLVYFTHSKMPDLAIGTLIFILVTRGAFSILKLSK, encoded by the coding sequence ATGAAAAAATCCAAATTCAAAATCCATAAAATGGATTGCCCTTCAGAAGAGCAAATCATCAGAATGAAGCTTCAGAATTTCACATCGATTGAAGCTTTGGATTTTGATATTCCCAATCGGGAATTATTGGTTTTTCATCATGAAAATGAAGAGGAAATTTTCAAACAATTAGAAACACTAAATTTTGATACACAGCATATTTCTACAGAATTTACGCAAGAAAAACTCCAAGAACACAAAAATCAAACACAATTGCTTTGGAGTGTTTTAGGAATCAATTTTTTCTTTTTTTTGCTAGAAATTTTCTATGGTTTTTGGTCTAATTCTATGGGATTAGTTGCCGATAGTCTAGATATGTTGGCAGATAGTTTTGTGTATTTATTGGCTTTATTTGCAGTTGGAAAAGCCATTGAAAGAAAGAAAAATGTTGCCAAAATCAGCGGATATTTTCAGTTGATTTTGGCAATTTTAGGTTTAACAGAAGTTTTGCGAAGATTTTTTGTAAAAACAGAAGTTCCAGAATTTCAAATGATGATGCTTATTTCGTTTTTTGCATTATTAGGAAACGCAGCTTGTCTTTATCTTTTGCAAAAAAGTAAAAGCAAAGAAGCTCATATTCAGGCGAGTGTAATCTTTACCAATAATGATGTGATGATCAATCTAGGAGTGATAATTGCTGGGGTTTTAGTCTATTTTACACATAGCAAAATGCCAGATTTAGCCATTGGAACTCTTATTTTTATCTTGGTGACAAGAGGCGCTTTTTCGATTTTAAAACTATCAAAATAA